The stretch of DNA ACGAGTACGGCTACCCGTGGGAGAACCCCGAGGACATCGACGCCTCCTCGGCGATCACGGATATCGGGAGCGTGGAGACGCCGCTGCTCGTCGCCGCCGGGGGGCAGGACTGGCGCTGTCCGCCCTCCCAGTCCGAACAGCTCTACGTCGCGGCCCAGCAGGCCGGCGCGGACTGTCGGCTCGTCGTCTACGAGGACGAACACCACAACATCGGCGACCCCGACCGCGCGATCCACCGGCTGGAGGAGATCACGGCGTGGTACCGTCGGCACGATCCGGCGGTGAGCGATCCCGACGCCGCCGACCCCCACGGTCGCGAAGCGGACGGAGAGTAGACCGAAGTAGCCGGAGCCACGACCGGGGGCTGTGGAAGTCCCGGAAGACGCCCCCGCGAACTGCCCCGTCTGTGGCGCGGCGTACGACTCGGTCTCCCGCCACGCCGAGGGAGTGATGGTGTCGCTACAAGCGACCGAACGCTACGCACGTGTCTGTTTCGAGCCGGTAACCGTCGGCGCGACCGCCCGGATCGACTTCTATCACCACACCCACGAGCAAGCGTAGCTCACTCCTTCCAGCGCTTGCGTGCCGCTTCGAGCTCGGCGTCGCCGCCCTGACCGTGGAGCGTCGACGAGCCGAAGCCGGCGAGCAGGGCGACGAACGTCAGCACGGCCAGCACCGAGAGCAGCGGCGTCGGCTGGCGCAACAGCGTCGCGCCGATCCCGTCGAGCGCGAGGAGGAAGCCGTACACGACGGCCGAGAGCGCGGAGATTAGGGCGCCGACGCCGTCGAACGCACGGACGGCGTAGCCGAACGTCGCGGCCACGAACACGAACGGCACCGGCGCGAACGAACGGAGCGTAAAGGAGGGGCTCGTAGTGAGTAGCACGAGCACGAAGATTACCGCCAGCAGCGGCACGAGCCGCAGAATCGCTGCCCAGAACGACCAGTAGGTCACCGGCCGCTCGACGGTCAGCCAGCGGTCCACCGGATCCGGGAATCTCGACACACACGACAACTGGACGAGCAGTCCCTAAAGCGTGACTGTCGGCCTACCCGTCGCCGTTCTCGTCGACGATCACGACCTCGCCGTCCTCGACGCGGACGTTGATCAGCGTCTTGTAGTCGACCTGCCCGTCGAGCTCGTTCTCGCCGGCCTTCTTGATCACCGCCACCACGTCGGTCACGTCGGCGCCGATGCCGTCGAGCGCCTCGCAGATCGCCGAGAGCGTGCCACCCGTCGAGAGCACGTCGTCGATCACGAGCACCGAGTCGCCGGCCTCCACGTCGTTGATGTACATCTCCGACTCCGAGTAGCCGGTCTGCTGGGAGAGCGACACCTCACCCTCCAGCCCGTACTGGCGCTTGCGAATCACGACGATCGGCACGTCGGTCATCAGCGAGAGCGCGGTCGAGATGTGGATCCCCATCGCCGCGGGGGTGACGATCTTGTCAACGTCCTCGAGCTCCACTTTCCGGCAGATCTTGATCACGATCTCCCGGAGCAGCCCCGGCTCCAGCGTCGGAACGCCGTCGCTGATCGGGTGGACGAAGTACTGGTACTCGCCTTTCTCGATGATCGGCGCCTCCAGAAGCGACCGGCGGAGTTGATCCATGTCGCCCGTTCCGCAGGTGGCCGGTAAAACGTGGCGGTCTGCGACGGGGGGTGGGGGCGAGTTGCACGGTGTGCGTCGCCACAGACCCGCGTACCCGTCACACACCCACAGCCGACACCGGGAAAGGCGAGGCGGCCGAACGCCGGGTATGGAGCGTCACTACCTCTCGATGGGCTGGCGGGACGCGCTGTTCGCCCACTGGCCCGTCGACGCCGCGGTCGTCGATGACCGGCTCCCGGCCGGGCTCACTGCCCGGACCCACGACGGCAGCGCGTGGCTGGGGATCATCGCGTTCGTGATGGAGGACATCCGGCCGCGGGGGGTTCCAACACCGCTCGGGCTCACGTTCGGCGAGGCGAACCTCCGAACGTACGTCGCGGGCCCGGACGGCGGCGAGGGGATCTACTTCTTCAACCTCGACGCCGACGACCGGCTGAGCGTCAGAATCGCCCGGCAGTTCTACCAGCTCCCCTACTACACCGCCCACATGGAGATCGACCGGGCGAGTGAGGCCCCGGGCGAGACCGGCCCCCACGAGCGGACGATCGAGCTGGCCAGCCACCGCGCCCACGCCGGCGTTCCGGACGCCCACCTCGACGCCACCTACGGCCCGGTAGGCGAGCGGTTCCGACCCGAAGACGGGACGCTCGAACAGTTCCTCGTCGAGAACTACCGGTTCTACCTCGCCGAGGGGGACGTGGGCGAGCGGGACGGAACCGACCCCAGCCTCTTCTACGGCGACGTCGCCCACCCGCCGTGGGATCTCTACGAGGCGGACCTCGACCTCCGCTCGACGGACTTCTTCGAGGCCAACGGGTTCGAGCGCCCCGACACGGCGCCGCTAGCACACTACTCGCCGGGCGTTCCGGTGCGGGCCGATCGGATCAGGAAAGTCGACTGATCAGTGGAACGTCTGGAACTCCGCCGTCCGGCCGTCGGGATCGCTCGCGAAGAACTGGTAGATGTCGTACGTCTCGTTCTCGTGGGGCTCCTCGTCGGCAGCATCGCCGACGCGCTCGTGCATCGCGTCGACGGCCGCCGCGTCGTCGTAGACGAACGTCAGGATCCCTTCGGTCTCCGTCTCCTCGCCGCCACAGAAGCCGAACCGGAACCCCCGGAAGGAGAGGATCGTACAGCCCGGCTGTTCGAGCCATGTCTCGGCGCCGACGACGTCGCGGTACCAGTCGACGACCGTCTCGCGGTTCTCGGTTCGGAAGAAGACGATTCCGCCGGTTCCGTCGGGCAGATCGGCGTCGGAGTCGACCATACCCCGGTTGGTCGCGTCGAGGACATAAATCCCGTCGACTGCGTCCACCCGGCCGTCGGCGACAACCGTCAGTCGCCGCGCGGCACCGCGTACGCGCCGGCGAGGAAGAACACCGTCGACAGCGCCGCGAGCATACCCAGATCTCCCAGTGCGAGCGCGACCGGATCGACGCCGGCCGACGTTTGGGCGCCCGTGTAGGTCAGCGATCGCACGCCGCGAGCGAAGTACGTTAGCGGCGAGAGGTTCGTGATCGGGCGGAACCACGTCGGTAGTAGCGCCGGGGTGACGAACGTCTCCGAGAGGAACAGCAGGGGAAGCGCCACTGAGTTGCTCGCGGCGATGACGCCGTCCTGTGAGTCTGCCAGTCGGCCGAGAACCGCCCCCAGCCCGCAGAACAGCGCAACGCCCAGCGCGACGAAGGGAATCAGGAACAGTAGGTGGGCGCCGACGGCGATCTGCGCGTCGACGAGCGCGACCACGAGGCCGAAGATCAGCAGCGAGGCGGCGCCGATCACGAACACGTTCACGAGCGTGTGTGCGAGCAGCCACTCCCAGCGGCGCAGCGGCGTCGTCGCCAGCTTCTCGAAGCGGCTCCCCTCGCAGTGGCGCGCGAACTCGCTGCCCACCCGCGACAGCGGCGTGAACAGCACGACGACGGCGAGGTAGCCGGGGAGGTAGTAGCCCGGCGGCTCCGCGAACAGCCCGCCGCCGGTGGGCTGAGTGCCCACGAGTACGCCGAAGATCAGCACGATGATCACCGGGAAGAAGAAGGTAAAAAACACCGCCGTGCGCCGGCGCAGGAACGCCTTCGCGCCCGCGCGGCACTCGCTACCGATCCGGCCGAAGCGGCTCATCGCTCCACCTCCGCCTCGGCGGGGGGTTCTGCGGGCCCCGCGACGCCGTCTCCACGGAACGACTCACCCGTGAGTTCGAGGTAGACGTCCTCGAGCGTCGGTTCCGTCCAAGTGAACGACTCGTACTCGATCCCGGCGGCCGCGAGCACGTCGACCGCGTCGTCGATCTCCGCGGCGTCGACGTCGTGAAGCGTGAGCCGGCCGGCGGACGCTTCGACGCGGAAACCGTGGTCAGCGAGGGGGTCGGCACCGGCCTCGGTCCGGATTTCGAGGCGCGACTCGCCGCCGTGTTCCGCGATCAGCGCGGCGGGCGATCCCTCGGCCACGACCTCGCCGTCGGCCAGCATCGCCACCTCGTCGGCGAGCCGTTCGACCTCGTCCATCGAGTGGCTGGTGAGCACGACCGTCGTCCCCGCGGCCGCGAGTTCCTCGATCAGCGTCCAGAGGTCCCGGCGGCCCGCGGGGTCGATCCCGGTGGTCGGCTCGTCGAGGAACAGCACGTCCGGATCGTTGACGAGCGTGATGCCCACGCAGGCCCGGCGCTGCTGGCCGCCGGAGAGTTCCTCGTACCACGTGCCCGCCGACTCGTCGAGGCCGACCTCGGCGATAACCGAGGACACGTCGCGGGCCTCGTCGTAGAGGTCGGCGTAGTAGCCCAGCAGCTCCCGGACGGTGAGGCGTTCCGGTGGGGAGAACGACTGCGGGAGCAGGCCGATCCACGATCGGTCGACGGTCTCGGGCGAGCTACCGAGCAGCGACACCTCGCCCTCGTAGTTGGTCGTGCCGGTGAGACAGCGTACGAGGGAGGTCTTCCCCGCGCCGTTCGGGCCGATGAGCCCGAACACCGTCCCGGCGGGCACCGACAGCGAGACGCCGTCGACGGCGACGAGGTCGCCGTAGCGTTTGGTCACGTCGTCAGCGACGACTGCCGCGTCCATGGTCGGGGTGGGCGACGGCGGGAGGAAAAGCGTTCGTTCTCGGCGGGAGCATCAGACCGCGGCCGGGGCACCGGTCGACAGCGTGAGCCGTGCCGACGTCGGCATCGGGTAGTCGGCCATTGGGCTCCGAGCGGCGACGGACTCTAGGGACTCGGCAATCCAGGACTGCGTCAGCGTCAGCGAGCCGGCGCGCCAACGCCGGAGCAGGATCGCCGCGGAGAGCCCTCCGCGACCCCACGCGTAGGCGCCGCCGACGACCGCGGCCGGGAGCTCCCCTAGCCCCATCGCGGCGAGGAACTCGGCCCCACCGATCCACGTCGGCGCGAGCAGCACGACCGAGGCGAGAAGCAGTAGATCGCCCGTCACCCCCGTGTACCCATCGCTCGGCGTCATTCACTCGTGCCGAGGGAGCTATCGGTGATAAATGTTTTGTGGTGACTATCAGGGTCGATACTGGCCACCTCCGGCGGACGACCCATCGGGAGAGAGACGGTTACGTACTACACCTGCCACCGTGCAAAGAGTTAGGGGTCGAGCGGCCAACTTTCGAACGTGACCGACGTAATCGTCGTCGGCGGTGGTCCCGCCGGACTGAGCGCTGCACTGTTCGCCGAGAAGAACGGCCTCGAAACCACGGTGTTCGACACCGACAAGACGTGGATGCACAAGGCCCACCTGTTCAACTACCCCGGCGTGGGCTCACAGGACGGGACGGCCTTCCTCGATACGCTGCGCACACAGGTCGACAGCTTCGGCGTCGACCGGAAGCAGGGCGTCGAGGTGACCGACGTGACGACGACCGACGACGGGTTCGCCGTGACCACCGAGGACGGTGAGCACGAGGCGCCGTACGTGGTGCTCGCGACGGGTGCGAACCGCGACCTCGCGGAGGATCTGGGCTGTGAACTCACCGACGAGGGCGTCGTCGACGCCGACGTGACGATGGAGACCAGTGTCGAGAACGCCTACGCCACGGGCGCGATGATCCGCGCCGAGGAGTGGCAGGCGGTCATCTCCGCGGGCGACGGCGCCGCCGCCGCGCTCAACATCCTCAGCAAGGAGAAAGGCGAACACTACCACGACTTCGACGTGCCCGCCGACGCCGAGTCGACGTTCGGGGCGATGACCGACGAGGAGTAACGCGTTCACACGAACGTTTTTTCGCCGGGCGTCCCCGTACCGCCCGCCATGGGTGACGACGCGTGCTATCGGGAGTTCTGCCCCGAGTGCGACCTGCAAGAGACTGTCGTCGACGAGGCGTGTCCGGAGTGTGGGGCGGACCTCCCGACGGAGTGAGGGCCGAAGGGGAGGGGGGTGACCGACCCGTCTCAGAGGTTGACCGCGAGCAGCCACGCCTGCCCGAGCGCGAGCGTCCCGAGGAGGAGATGCGCCAGTACGTCGAACAGCCGGGGGTCCAGCCCGTAATCTCTCTCGGTGACGAGGCGCGTGATCCGCAGCACGACGTACGTGACGACCGTGACCGCAGGGATGGCGACCAGCCCCAGCAGCCGGGGGCCGCGCGTGGTCGATATCTGTCCGTCGAGCCCCACGTGCCAGCCGACGATCATCTGCTCGGGGAGCGCGGGCGCGACGACGACGCCGGCCGCGACAGTCGCGATCACCAGCGCGAGCGACGTGAGCTCCGGGAGCGCACGACGGGGGAGAGTCACGCCTCCACCCCCGCCGTCTCGGCCGTCGCACGCCGTTCCGGCCGATCACCCGTCCACGTCGGCGTCCGTCTCTCCCCTGCGGAGAGCGTCTCGGGGCCGTAGCGAGCCACCAGTCCGAGCGCCGACAGGCCGAAGCCGGCGACCAGCAGGGCAGTGAACGGCACCGGGAGCGCCGACGGCCCACCGACGGCTTGCAGCGGGAGGTTCACGCTCGCGTTGAGCATCCCGTGCATCAGGATCGCCGCGGGCACACAGCCCCGCGAGCCGTTGTACAGCCACGTGAACGCGACCGAGGCGACGACGACAAACGCTGCGTAGCCCGCGGGTGCCGTCTCGTACACGCCGAAGACGAACATCGGTGCGTGCCACAGCGCCCAGACGGCGCCGACAACGACGCTCGCAGTCAGCGCGCTGTAGCGGGCCTGCAGGTGTGGGAGCGCGAACCCACGCCAGCCGAACTCCTCCTGTCCGCCGCCGAGCAGCGTAGCGAAGACGACGTTGATCGCGAACGCCGCGAGCGCGGGACGGAGAGTTCCCTTCGCGAGGCCGTCCGCGAGCACGAACATCGCGACGCCCATCGCCGAACTGACCCCGAGGGGAAGCGCCAGCGCGGCGGCGTACCACCGCGGCGAGCGCCGCCAGTCGAGCGTCGACACGAGCCAGCCCCGAACGGACTCGCCGCGCAGGCGGGTAACGACGGCGGCGGCGGCCAGCGGCCCGAACGCGCCGGGAAGGGCCGCGACTTTCACCATCGGCCCGTCGACGGCCGGGAGAACGGGGAGCCACACGCCCCACGAGAACGCGAGCGTGAGTGCGAAGTACGTTGCGGCGGGGTGTCGGTCGACCGCGTCGAGTGGAGAGTCGGACATCGCTACCAGTCACATTGCGGGGAGGGTCAATAGAGGCGGAGCCAGCGCTTCACGCGCTGAAGCGTCCGGTAGCTCTTTAGGTGGTTTTCCCGACAACGCCCACACAGTGAGTGAGGAGCTCGAGGCGGTCGCCGGGCTGCTGGAGGACGAGACAGCCCGGGCTATCCTCACTCGAACGAACAGAGAACCCATGTCCGCAAGCGAACTCGAACAGCGGTGTGACGCGTCGGGGCCGACGATCTACCGGCGGCTCGAACGGCTCCGGGAGCACGACCTGATCGAGGAACGGACCCGGCCGGATCCGGAGGCTGGCCACCACAAGCAGGTGTACGCCCCGAACCTCCGGCGGGTGACCGTCGAGCTCGTCGACGGCGAACTCCACCTCGAGATCGACCGCCGGGAGGACATGTCCGACCGATTCACGCGATTGATCGAGGGGATCTGAGATGTTCGAACCACTCCAAGTGGGCGCGACCACCGGCGCGTTCCTGCAGGCCTACGAGATGGTCGGCGCGGCGCTGGGGCTGTTCATCGCCTATCTCGCCTACCGCGGCTACCGGCGCAACGACAGCCGACCGATGCTGTACCTCGCGATCGGCTTCGGGATCATCCTCGGACTCCCGGTTCCGGTCGTGGCGGTCTCGCTACTGTTCCCGTCGATCCCCGGTCCCGTGAATCAGGCGTTCATCCAGACGCTGGAGATTGGTGGGCTGCTCTGTATCATCTACGCGCTCCGTATGGAGCCGTAGCCGGGATCGTCGGGCCCTACACTTTTACTGACTGGGTGTCGTGTCACCCCTACTGTATGTTCTCGAGACGGTCCCCGTCCACCGGCACCGAAGGGCAAACCACCCCGGAGACCGGATGAGCCTCGTCACCACCGCCGGCGGCCTCGTCGTCGCGTTCGCCGGCTACCCCACCGCACGCCGGATCGGCGGGCGGTTCGCCACGCCCGCGGTGCTTCCGGACGACGAGACAGTCCGGGAGCACCTGCTGAAGTGGTTCGTAACGGGCGTACTGCTGGCGTATGTGGTGGGCGTCGAGGGAAACTCGTTTGCCTCGCTCGGGGCGACGCTGCCGCCGTCGATACCGATCGCCGGCGGCGTCGGCGGCGTCGCCGGCCTGCTCGTCTGGTGGATCGGCGGGCTCGTCGGCACGATCGCGCTCTCGACGGTCGCGTACAACCTCTTCCGGCATTTCGAGTGGGACACGGGCGAGGCGTTCTCCGCGGAGCAGGGCGAGCGACCGGCCGCGGTGTTCCTGTTCACCGCGGTCACCGCCGGGCTCACCGAGTCCCTCCTCTATCAGGCCTACCCGATCGAGCGGCTCGCCGCACTGTCGGGGTCGGTCGTCATCGCTGGCGTCGTCTCGTGGCTCGTCTTCACCGTAGTCCACTACGCGACCGGCCGATTCTCGCTGCAGGCGACAGTGTACACGAGCGTGCCCGCACTGGCAGTGACGGTGCTGTACGTGCTTTCGGGCAGCGTCTACGTCATCGTGCTCGTCCACGCGACGGTGAACGCGCTCAGCTTCCTCTCGCAGTAGGGAGTCGTAGTTGGCTACACACAGCCACGGCAACGACTCCGAGCGAGCGGCCGACGCCGCTTGCTGGTCACGCGCCGTGATCGGCTATACACAGCTACGGCATCGGTTCGGAGCCTGCGCGACGGAGCGCGCAGGCGCTCACGCGCCGTAGCTGGTTACAGGTTGCTCGCGCCGGCACCGCCCTCGATCGGGAGCGCGACGCCGTTGATGTAGGAGGACTTCGGCGAGGAGAGGAAGGCGACGGTGTCGCCCAGCTCCATCGGCTCGCCGATGCGCTCCATCGGGATGCCGTCGCCCCAGTCGGCCAGCCCTTCCTCGTAGTCGTCGTAGTCGCCGCGGTCGACCGCCTGCTCGACGAGCTCCTCGATCCGCGAGGTCTCGTGAGGGCCGGGCAGCACCGCGTTCGAGCGGACCTCCGGCGCGAGCTCCTTCGAGAGCGTCTTCTCCAGCCCGATCACGGCCATCCGGACGGAGTTCGAGAGGACGAGCGAGTCGATCGCCTCCTTCACCGAGCGGGAGGTGACGAACGTCATCGTCCCGTGGTCGGACTCCTTCAGATGCGGCGCCGCCGCCCGGACCGTCCGGACCGCGCTCATCACCAGCAGGTCGAACGCCTCGTACCAGTCCTCGTCGTCAGTCTCGAGGAACGCGCCGCTGGGCGGGCCGCCGGCGCTGGTGACCAGTGTGTCGATCCCGCCGAACTCCTCGACCGTCCGCTCGACGAGGTGTTCGATGTCGTCTTTCTCCGTCAGGTCGCCCTGGACGCCGACGACCTCGCCGTCGCCGACGCCGTCGATCTCCTCGACGGCCTCGGCGAGTCGATCCTCGTCTCGACCGTTGACGACGACGTTGGCGCCCTCGCGAGCCAGCGCCGTCGCCGACGCCTTGCCGAGACCGCTGCTCGATGCCGTCACCAGTGCGCTCGTGTCGTCGAGTTCCAGATCCATACCGTACTCTGCACTCGGGGAGACCTTAAACCCGACTCGCTCCGGAAACGCCTGCGGGGTTCTCCGAGCAGAGTTTTTCGGCAAGCCTAAACCATCTCCTCTCCTCCGAGTATCCATGAGCGAGTACACGCTCGCGGACGTGAGCGTCGTGATGGGCAGCTACAACGAGGCGGAGGCAATCGGACCAGTGCTGGAGGATATCGACGAGGCCACCGACGGACAAGCCGAGGTCGTCGTCGTCGACAGTTCGAGCGACGGCACTGCCGAGATCGCCCGCGACCACGGCGCGACCGTGATCGAGCAGGAGCCCCAGGGGTACGGGTACGCGGTGTGTAAGGCGCTGCTGTCGGCGACCAACCCCGTACGGATCACCACCGACTGCGACGGCACCTACCCGATGGCGCGGATCCCGGACTTCCTCGACCTCATCAACGAGGGGTACGACGTGGTCAGCGGCGACCGGCTCTACCACGGTGCGGACACGATGCCGACGCTGAACCGCTTCGGCAACTACGCCTTTGCGGGGCTGTCGAGCGTGCTCTCGGGGGAGTACCTCCACGACGTGACGACGGGGATGCGCGCCTACCACGAGGACGTGATCGAGGAGATCACCTGGACGGAGAACACCGGGCTCTCGGCGGAGCTGCTGATCCGGCCGGCGATGCGCGGGTACGAGATCCGCGAGGAGCCGATCGCCTACGACGAACGGCTGGGCGAGACGAAGCTCGACCCGTTCTCCGGCGGCGCCGAGATCGCGGGTTCGATCCTGGGAGTGTGTGCGGCGGAGCGCAAGCGGCAGTTGACGAGTCTGTTCTAACCGTCTCTGTGACGCCGTTCGGTTCTCTCGGGCCGAGTAGCGAGGGGTACGGCTGAACGGATCGACCCCTGTCGACAACTCGAGTACGTGACTGAATGGAGCAGCTACTACCCATTTTGGAAAATACTTATTACACTGTGTCAGATATACCCGACATACGATGCTGAAGCTGCAACGGGACGTTCCGCTCGCAGTCGCGGTGATCGGGATGGTGCTCGCGACTGTCGGCGCGGATCTGGCGTCGTCGCCGGAGCTCGCGCTCGGGTTGGTGATCGGCGGCTCGGCGCTCACCTGGGGGACGCTCCTCGTGATGGCGCTGTTCATCGACGACAGAGTGTGGGGCCGCCTGATGAGCGACGAGCGCATGAACCGAATCACCCACCGTGCGGGCGCCGCGGCGTGGCTCTGCACGCTGGCGACGCTCGTCACGCTGGCACGGGCGGTCGACTACTCCCCGGTGGGCGTCTCGACCCAGAACGCGCTGCTGGCGGCGGCAGCCGTCGCGATCGTGGCGTTCCTCGGGTCGATGGGCTACCACAGCCGGCGGATGTGACCGATGGAGAACGATCTCAAAGTCTGGCGAGCGAAAGCGGACGTGACACAGGCGGAGCTCGCGAAGGAACTCGACGTGGCGCGACAGACGATCAACGCGATCGAGCGCGGTCGGTACGACCCCTCGCTCGAACTCGCCTTCAAGCTCGCCCGTTACTTCGACTGTTCGATCGAAGAGATATTCACGTACGAACCGGACGACGGCACCTGATTCACCCCACTCACGATGCCCTCCACGAACGACAGTTCGAACGCACAGTCTGACGATCACTCCACCCTCCGCCCGGTCGGCGTCGCGATCGGACTCGCGGTAGCGGGCCTCGTCGTCAACGTCGGCGCGAGTTTCCTCGCCGGCCTGATCGCTGCCCTCGCCCTCGGGCCGGAAGCGGTGCTGAACGACGGGACGGTGCAGTTCGCGCTCGGGCTCCCGGGCCAACTGCTCGTG from Halolamina sediminis encodes:
- the hpt gene encoding hypoxanthine/guanine phosphoribosyltransferase, which translates into the protein MDQLRRSLLEAPIIEKGEYQYFVHPISDGVPTLEPGLLREIVIKICRKVELEDVDKIVTPAAMGIHISTALSLMTDVPIVVIRKRQYGLEGEVSLSQQTGYSESEMYINDVEAGDSVLVIDDVLSTGGTLSAICEALDGIGADVTDVVAVIKKAGENELDGQVDYKTLINVRVEDGEVVIVDENGDG
- a CDS encoding YqjF family protein — its product is MERHYLSMGWRDALFAHWPVDAAVVDDRLPAGLTARTHDGSAWLGIIAFVMEDIRPRGVPTPLGLTFGEANLRTYVAGPDGGEGIYFFNLDADDRLSVRIARQFYQLPYYTAHMEIDRASEAPGETGPHERTIELASHRAHAGVPDAHLDATYGPVGERFRPEDGTLEQFLVENYRFYLAEGDVGERDGTDPSLFYGDVAHPPWDLYEADLDLRSTDFFEANGFERPDTAPLAHYSPGVPVRADRIRKVD
- a CDS encoding glyoxalase/bleomycin resistance/dioxygenase family protein; protein product: MVDSDADLPDGTGGIVFFRTENRETVVDWYRDVVGAETWLEQPGCTILSFRGFRFGFCGGEETETEGILTFVYDDAAAVDAMHERVGDAADEEPHENETYDIYQFFASDPDGRTAEFQTFH
- a CDS encoding ABC transporter permease, with amino-acid sequence MSRFGRIGSECRAGAKAFLRRRTAVFFTFFFPVIIVLIFGVLVGTQPTGGGLFAEPPGYYLPGYLAVVVLFTPLSRVGSEFARHCEGSRFEKLATTPLRRWEWLLAHTLVNVFVIGAASLLIFGLVVALVDAQIAVGAHLLFLIPFVALGVALFCGLGAVLGRLADSQDGVIAASNSVALPLLFLSETFVTPALLPTWFRPITNLSPLTYFARGVRSLTYTGAQTSAGVDPVALALGDLGMLAALSTVFFLAGAYAVPRGD
- a CDS encoding ABC transporter ATP-binding protein translates to MDAAVVADDVTKRYGDLVAVDGVSLSVPAGTVFGLIGPNGAGKTSLVRCLTGTTNYEGEVSLLGSSPETVDRSWIGLLPQSFSPPERLTVRELLGYYADLYDEARDVSSVIAEVGLDESAGTWYEELSGGQQRRACVGITLVNDPDVLFLDEPTTGIDPAGRRDLWTLIEELAAAGTTVVLTSHSMDEVERLADEVAMLADGEVVAEGSPAALIAEHGGESRLEIRTEAGADPLADHGFRVEASAGRLTLHDVDAAEIDDAVDVLAAAGIEYESFTWTEPTLEDVYLELTGESFRGDGVAGPAEPPAEAEVER
- a CDS encoding NAD(P)/FAD-dependent oxidoreductase, which encodes MTDVIVVGGGPAGLSAALFAEKNGLETTVFDTDKTWMHKAHLFNYPGVGSQDGTAFLDTLRTQVDSFGVDRKQGVEVTDVTTTDDGFAVTTEDGEHEAPYVVLATGANRDLAEDLGCELTDEGVVDADVTMETSVENAYATGAMIRAEEWQAVISAGDGAAAALNILSKEKGEHYHDFDVPADAESTFGAMTDEE
- a CDS encoding type II CAAX endopeptidase family protein, which gives rise to MSDSPLDAVDRHPAATYFALTLAFSWGVWLPVLPAVDGPMVKVAALPGAFGPLAAAAVVTRLRGESVRGWLVSTLDWRRSPRWYAAALALPLGVSSAMGVAMFVLADGLAKGTLRPALAAFAINVVFATLLGGGQEEFGWRGFALPHLQARYSALTASVVVGAVWALWHAPMFVFGVYETAPAGYAAFVVVASVAFTWLYNGSRGCVPAAILMHGMLNASVNLPLQAVGGPSALPVPFTALLVAGFGLSALGLVARYGPETLSAGERRTPTWTGDRPERRATAETAGVEA
- a CDS encoding ArsR/SmtB family transcription factor, which codes for MSEELEAVAGLLEDETARAILTRTNREPMSASELEQRCDASGPTIYRRLERLREHDLIEERTRPDPEAGHHKQVYAPNLRRVTVELVDGELHLEIDRREDMSDRFTRLIEGI
- a CDS encoding DUF7521 family protein, with protein sequence MFEPLQVGATTGAFLQAYEMVGAALGLFIAYLAYRGYRRNDSRPMLYLAIGFGIILGLPVPVVAVSLLFPSIPGPVNQAFIQTLEIGGLLCIIYALRMEP
- a CDS encoding CPBP family intramembrane glutamic endopeptidase, which gives rise to MSLVTTAGGLVVAFAGYPTARRIGGRFATPAVLPDDETVREHLLKWFVTGVLLAYVVGVEGNSFASLGATLPPSIPIAGGVGGVAGLLVWWIGGLVGTIALSTVAYNLFRHFEWDTGEAFSAEQGERPAAVFLFTAVTAGLTESLLYQAYPIERLAALSGSVVIAGVVSWLVFTVVHYATGRFSLQATVYTSVPALAVTVLYVLSGSVYVIVLVHATVNALSFLSQ
- a CDS encoding SDR family oxidoreductase; translation: MDLELDDTSALVTASSSGLGKASATALAREGANVVVNGRDEDRLAEAVEEIDGVGDGEVVGVQGDLTEKDDIEHLVERTVEEFGGIDTLVTSAGGPPSGAFLETDDEDWYEAFDLLVMSAVRTVRAAAPHLKESDHGTMTFVTSRSVKEAIDSLVLSNSVRMAVIGLEKTLSKELAPEVRSNAVLPGPHETSRIEELVEQAVDRGDYDDYEEGLADWGDGIPMERIGEPMELGDTVAFLSSPKSSYINGVALPIEGGAGASNL
- a CDS encoding dolichyl-phosphate hexose transferase yields the protein MSEYTLADVSVVMGSYNEAEAIGPVLEDIDEATDGQAEVVVVDSSSDGTAEIARDHGATVIEQEPQGYGYAVCKALLSATNPVRITTDCDGTYPMARIPDFLDLINEGYDVVSGDRLYHGADTMPTLNRFGNYAFAGLSSVLSGEYLHDVTTGMRAYHEDVIEEITWTENTGLSAELLIRPAMRGYEIREEPIAYDERLGETKLDPFSGGAEIAGSILGVCAAERKRQLTSLF
- a CDS encoding helix-turn-helix transcriptional regulator; its protein translation is MENDLKVWRAKADVTQAELAKELDVARQTINAIERGRYDPSLELAFKLARYFDCSIEEIFTYEPDDGT